A genomic window from Lotus japonicus ecotype B-129 chromosome 1, LjGifu_v1.2 includes:
- the LOC130727686 gene encoding phosphoglycerate mutase-like protein isoform X1, which translates to MSIITHPILLNSAFVPTPPISVSVSDPRRASQRFPPHFLCFSSLSASPSDMDANVSQGLYPLHRSKTLHLVRHAQGFHNVAGEKDPEAYLSYDYLDASLTPLGWNQVDNLREHVKSSGLSKGIELVITSPLTRTMQTAVGVFGGEASTDGIDSPPLMIDNAGDSARPAISSLNSPPFLAVELCREHLGVHPCDKRRSITEYRNIFPAIDFSLIEIDEDILWKPDVREKNEEVAARGLRFLEWLWTRKEKEIAVVSHSGFLFHALSAFGNDCHPTVKNEICTHFANCELRSMVIVDRGLIGSDDPSSNYPGKIPHGLDLPSDIADEKLAANGPAN; encoded by the exons ATGAGCATCATCACGCACCCAATTTTGTTGAATTCCGCTTTTGTCCCCACTCCTCCcatttcagtttcagtttcagATCCTCGCCGCGCTTCTCAACGGTTTCCTCCGCATTTTCTCTGCTTCTCTTCTCTCTCAGCCTCACCCTCAG ATATGGATGCTAATGTGAGCCAAGGTCTTTACCCGCTGCACCGTTCTAAAACTCTTCACCTG GTTAGACATGCCCAAGGGTTTCACAATGTAGCAGGAGAAAAGGACCCAGAGGCATACTTGTCTTATGATTATTTGGATGCAAGCCTAACCCCTCTGGGCTGGAATCAG GTTGATAATCTGCGAGAGCATGTTAAGTCAAGTGGTCTATCCAAAGGAATCGAACTAGTGATTACTTCACCCTTGACAAG GACCATGCAAACAGCAGTAGGAGTCTTTGGTGGTGAAGCATCCACTGATGGGATTGACTCCCCTCCTCTGATGATTGACAATGCGGGGGATAGTGCTCGTCCTGCAATTTCTAGTTTGAATTCACCACCATTTTTAGCAGTAGAGCTTTGCCGAGAGCATTTG GGGGTGCATCCTTGTGATAAGAGAAGAAGCATCACAGAATATCGTAATATATTTCCAGCAATTGATTTTTCACTG ATAGAAATTGATGAGGACATTTTGTGGAAACCTGACGTtagagaaaagaatgaagaagtTGCTGCCAGGGGACTGAGATTTTTGGAATG GTTGTGGACACGTAAAGAAAAGGAGATTGCTGTTGTTTCCCACAGTGGTTTTCTTTTTCATGCCCTCAGTGCTTTTGGAAACGATTGTCATCCAACTGTGAAGAATGAAATCTGCACACA CTTTGCTAATTGTGAGCTGCGTTCAATGGTTATCGTTGATAGAGG TCTGATTGGATCAGATGATCCCTCTTCCAATTATCCTGGCAAAATTCCACATGGCCTTGACCTGCCTAGTGATATTGCTGACGAGAAACTTGCGGCGAATGGCCCTGCAAATTAA
- the LOC130727686 gene encoding phosphoglycerate mutase-like protein isoform X2 encodes MDANVSQGLYPLHRSKTLHLVRHAQGFHNVAGEKDPEAYLSYDYLDASLTPLGWNQVDNLREHVKSSGLSKGIELVITSPLTRTMQTAVGVFGGEASTDGIDSPPLMIDNAGDSARPAISSLNSPPFLAVELCREHLGVHPCDKRRSITEYRNIFPAIDFSLIEIDEDILWKPDVREKNEEVAARGLRFLEWLWTRKEKEIAVVSHSGFLFHALSAFGNDCHPTVKNEICTHFANCELRSMVIVDRGLIGSDDPSSNYPGKIPHGLDLPSDIADEKLAANGPAN; translated from the exons ATGGATGCTAATGTGAGCCAAGGTCTTTACCCGCTGCACCGTTCTAAAACTCTTCACCTG GTTAGACATGCCCAAGGGTTTCACAATGTAGCAGGAGAAAAGGACCCAGAGGCATACTTGTCTTATGATTATTTGGATGCAAGCCTAACCCCTCTGGGCTGGAATCAG GTTGATAATCTGCGAGAGCATGTTAAGTCAAGTGGTCTATCCAAAGGAATCGAACTAGTGATTACTTCACCCTTGACAAG GACCATGCAAACAGCAGTAGGAGTCTTTGGTGGTGAAGCATCCACTGATGGGATTGACTCCCCTCCTCTGATGATTGACAATGCGGGGGATAGTGCTCGTCCTGCAATTTCTAGTTTGAATTCACCACCATTTTTAGCAGTAGAGCTTTGCCGAGAGCATTTG GGGGTGCATCCTTGTGATAAGAGAAGAAGCATCACAGAATATCGTAATATATTTCCAGCAATTGATTTTTCACTG ATAGAAATTGATGAGGACATTTTGTGGAAACCTGACGTtagagaaaagaatgaagaagtTGCTGCCAGGGGACTGAGATTTTTGGAATG GTTGTGGACACGTAAAGAAAAGGAGATTGCTGTTGTTTCCCACAGTGGTTTTCTTTTTCATGCCCTCAGTGCTTTTGGAAACGATTGTCATCCAACTGTGAAGAATGAAATCTGCACACA CTTTGCTAATTGTGAGCTGCGTTCAATGGTTATCGTTGATAGAGG TCTGATTGGATCAGATGATCCCTCTTCCAATTATCCTGGCAAAATTCCACATGGCCTTGACCTGCCTAGTGATATTGCTGACGAGAAACTTGCGGCGAATGGCCCTGCAAATTAA
- the LOC130727687 gene encoding uncharacterized protein LOC130727687, giving the protein MVKGVVGEETRLNSLESRLTKSALPSEVGLAIGKFSSALDRVFLFDLIPTPPNDSGEPASSIAHSDNKKTAAKSKTPVPDSLFIDQDWVAEHARHVSRMLVGGVKVVGVYVWLGDAAFKNSTITLCQTVKGVAEAAATVDWGERLLLHISYSPRRWNCRSCSLSPNITSGSLRPCDFKLGKVLSSIQTFKCMHNFDLRVPIFRDSAAKYQTFSDVLRHAISVHAKELTGAKALIDGKLVVDNEPCSSDGVHEIELLIPILSNSSVEACSQKDVVGILSFSGSLCSFAYLNSKEPISQAITDLKGDIITSLQSRLDIISDEADGDSGNNYDVERQVSDDIPAEKPVSQLVLQLLRKGYSLPFPRRVFALWLAGAYVCDYLQPSETVEVLKDHCMELLSMEAPTDVSTIFEPEKEVISFATKSFWDVAVPATETYLMGDKSKLDGRGESGAKSVKPGHINVVAAGLILILAILVGFLLFFLKG; this is encoded by the exons ATGGTGAAAGGTGTAGTCGGAGAAGAAACGCGTCTCAATTCGCTTGAGTCTCGTCTCACCAAATCTGCACTTCCATCAGAG GTTGGTTTAGCAATTGGCAAATTCAGTTCCGCGTTGGATCGTGTGTTCCTCTTCGATTTGATTCCAACTCCTCCAAATGATTCCGGCGAACCCGCTTCTTCCATTGCTCACTCCGACAACAagaaaaccgccgctaaatccaAAACCCCCGTCCCTGATTCATTGTTCATCGATCAGGATTGGGTCGCCGAGCATGCTCGTCACGTTTCTAGAATGCTCGTCGGTGGCGTCAAGGTCGTCGGCGTTTACGTTTGGCTTGGTGATGCCGCTTTCAAGAATTCAACCATCACGCTTTGCCAG ACTGTGAAGGGTGTTGCTGAAGCTGCGGCGACGGTTGATTGGGGTGAGAGACTGCTTCTTCACATTTCTTATAGTCCAAGGAG GTGGAATTGTCGAAGCTGCTCGCTATCTCCAAATATTACATCAGGTAGTCTAAGGCCTTGTGATTTTAAATTGGGAAAGGTCTTAAGTTCCATTCAAACTTTTAAGTGCATGCACAACTTTGACCTTAG GGTGCCAATCTTTCGTGACAGTGCAGCCAAATACCAGACATTCAGTGACGTTCTTCGTCATGCAATATCTGTTCATGCTAAAGAGCTTACAGGTGCAAAGGCCCTGATTGATGGTAAATTG GTTGTTGATAATGAACCGTGCTCATCAGATGGTGTGCATGAAATCGAATTGCTTATACCAATTTTGAGTAATAGTTCTGTTGAAG CATGCAGCCAAAAAGATGTAGTTGGTATTCTTTCCTTTAGTGGCTCGTTATGTTCTTTTGCATATCTGAATTCAAAAGAGCCAATTTCACAAGCCATCACAGATTTAAAG GGAGATATCATTACGAGTCTGCAGAGTAGATTGGATATAATCAGTGATGAGGCAGATGGTGATTCAGGTAACAATTATGATGTTGAAAGGCAAGTAAGTGATGATATACCAGCTGAAAAGCCTGTTTCCCAACTTGTGCTGCAGCTATTGAG aaaaGGATATAGTCTTCCTTTTCCCAGAAGAGTCTTTGCACTATGGTTAGCAGGGGCGTATGTGTGTGATTACTTGCAACCTTCTGAGACTGTTGAG GTTTTAAAAGATCATTGCATGGAGTTGTTATCCATGGAGGCTCCAACGGATGTCTCTACAATTTTTGAGCCAGAAAAAGAAGTGATATCTTTCGCAACAAAGTCTTTCTGGGATGTGGCGGTGCCCGCTACAGAAACTTACCTCATGGGAGACAAGAGCAAACTTGATGGCAGAGGGGAGAGTGGTGCCAAATCTGTGAAGCCTGGTCACATTAATGTTGTAGCTGCTGGTCTTATCCTTATACTAGCTATCTTAGTTGGTTTTCTGTTATTCTTTTTGAAGGGTTGA